The Cytobacillus firmus genome segment GATAGAAGTAGGCAGAGGCAGCTTCGCCGTCACGGTCGATTGCATTAATGGTCAGCGGGTATCTTTCATCTTCTTTGATCATGCCAAGTGAAGTATGGACAATACTTTCTCCCTCTGATGAAGCGCTGATATGCCCCTGATATCGGGTGCCAAAATCACCTGCATTAGGGTCAAGTGTAACGGTGACATCCGCACTTCCTTTTGCTGGAACCGTCACTTTGTCAGCTGATAGCTCTACCATTCCAGAAGGTGCATCGGTATCATTGGCATCTTTGACAGACACTGCCAAATCCAATGTTACATCCTGATCGCCATCATTTGTATACGTAATGGTTTTCTCAGCCGGACCATCATTCTCATGAGGCCAGTCATAGAAGCCAAAGTCAAGAGACCCTGTTGCCCTTACATGGCCAAGAGCGGCCACAGTATCCAGACGGCCTGTGCCGCCTTCAAAAGGCTTGATGTGTTCAAGCTTCTTGGTTGTGCTCATTAAAGCTTCCTTAAGCTGTTCACCGGTCCAGTCCGGGTGGCGCTGGGCGAGAATGGCTGCAGCTCCGGCCACATGAGGCGTTGCCATTGAGGTGCCATCCATGCTTATATAAGAGCCGCTTCCCTGGTTTGTATATTGAGAACGTGCTGCCATGATTCCAACTCCGGGAGCAGTAAGATCAGGCTTTAATCCTGCGCTTCCAAAGCTGGGCCCTTTAGAGGAGAACCATGCAAGGTTATCGGACTTGTCCACGGCACCAACAGTTAGCGCTTCCTCAGCTGCTCCTGGTGATCCAATCCCTTCCATGCCAGAGTTCCCGGCAGCAATAACAAACAGGGATCCTGTTTCTTTACTGAGATTGCTCACAGCTTGAGCCATCGGGTCTGTTCCGTCGCTTGGCTCAGGACTTCCCAGGCTCATATTGATGATTTTGGCATTTTCAGCAGCCCATTCCATTCCATCGATAATCCATGAATCCTGGCCAAAGCCTTCATCATCAAGTACTTTCCCTACAAGGAGGCGTGCACCTGGTGCCACACCCTTATTCCGTCCCTCTGATGCTTCTCCGGTTCCAAGCACGGTGGAAGCCACGTGTGTTCCGTGTGCATATACATCGGTTACTTCTTCTCCCGGAACAAAGCTCACAGCCTTATCCAGCTGGCCAGCAAGATCCGGATGTCCTGAATCAATCCCGGTATCCAGAACAGCCACCTTCACACCAGTTCCGTCAAAGCCGGATTCCCAGGCTTTAGGGGCTCCAATCTGCGGGACACTCTGTTCAAGAGTTGCTTCGACACGGCCATCCAGCCAGATTTTTTCAATGCCGGGTGTCAGTGCAGCCTTCGTTTTTTTAGAAGTCTTGCTGGTGATTTCTGACCAAAACTCCTTTGTTTCTTTCTTATCAGCGGAGACTGCAACACTGTCTATACTTTCAAGCACATGGGTTTTCGTTGAGCCTTTTGGGGCTTTAAAAGCAGCAGCTGAACGGCCCTTGGATTCGGAATATTGAATGATGACAGGCAATTCCTTCTGATTCTCGTCATCATAGCCATCTTTGATCAGTGCTGTGATATTGAATAAATCCTGGTCCAAAAATCCGGAAGCCAGATAAGGCATAGCCTTGTCAGGAATGACATACGTTTCCTTGTTGGCTGTTAAAATGCGTGCTCCACTGGCGGAAGGGTCAGCTGGTTCAACATGAATAATATTCTTTCCATCTGCGAATTCCGTTACAGTTACGACATCACCTGTAATAAGAGTGATGACATGCTTGCCTTTGCTTGCTTTGGCATTCATCCCTTGAAGGTCAGCTATAGCCGCTTTGCCATCAGCCCCTTTCAGGATGCTTTTCCCAGAATCGTCTGCAGAAGCCTGCAGGGGCGGAACAGTAAGCAAAGCTGCAGCCATGGCAGCGGTTAAATACTTTTTAAATCTGAAATCTCCCATTCTTGTCCATTCTCCTCTTCCAAAGTATGTTGATGGAATCATAGATTGTAAGGCTCTCTATTAAAAAGTATAAAGAAGTTAGAACATTGTGTTAATTGGGGTAATTGAGGGGCGGCATAAGGGGCAAAAAACGGGACAAAGGGATTAAAATTCACTGAATTATGGGGATATTTGGATGGTATGCAGGTACTTATAACAATAAAATTTGGGGTTATTTAAGGAGCTTACAAAATAGGATTCTCTTTTACTACAATAAATCTTATCCAGAATATAAGGGGAGTCTTTCATGTTAGCTGGAGAAATTATTAAATTTCATCGTCAAAGGGCAGGTCTTACACAAGAGGATCTCGGCAGGGGCATTTGCTCGGTTACACATGTGAGCAAGATCGAGCGTGGGGTGACGCCGTTTTCCTCTGAAATTATCCAGATGTTTTCAGAACGTCTGAACCTCGATATTGATCAGGAAATCAACCGGTTTGCCAATCTGGGAGAGCGGCTTCAGCACTGGCACAAGACGATCATCATGCAAAATATGAAGGAAGCAGAGAAAATTAAAAAAGAGCTTGAGGGCATTCCCATCAGCCTTTCTTCCAGCCATGCCGCCTTTTATGAATTGCTTCTTGCCCGATTGCACTTAAAAAAACTGGAATTGGAACAGGCGGAAGGGATTTTGATTCATATACAGAATGACTATCCTAATCTTCAAGCCTATGAGCAAAATATGCTTAAGCATGCCTGGGGAATCTACTATATTTTAAGATACCGGGATTCAAAGGCCGGGAATTATCACAAAGCGATTGAATTCTTGAAGGATATAAACATGGAGGAATACGGGAATCACGAATACTATTACCACTTGGCGGCCGCCTATTATTGGACCAATTCCAAGATAGCGGCTTATGCCTTTGCAAATAAGGCTCTTTTACACTTCAGGGAAACGGATAATTACATCGGTGCGATTACGGCTGAGTCCCTTATGCTCGCACAGGAGGGCAATGATTTGCAGGCGGATTTCAGCGAACTGGAGAAATCTTATCAGAGATTAATCCGTAATTGTGACCTGCTGAATTTGCCTAATAAAAAGTCTTTGCTGTTAAACAACTTAGGCTATGAGTATTGGAGAAGGAAGGAATACCGGAAGGCGCAAACAGTATTAGAGGAGGCCCTTTGCCTGGTGGCTAAGCCATCTGCTCTGTATCTTCAGCGGCTGCAAAATTATATAAATGCCTGTCTGGAAGGGAAGCTGATGCGAAAAGCATTGCTTCTGAAAAGAGCCCGGGAAGGCTTGTCCATGACAAAGGATTTGGAGAACAGGTTCTATAAAATCATATTCAAGCTCCTTATTCTGAGGATTGAAGACCAGAGTGAGCAATATTACAGATATATAGAAAACGAGGCGCTTCCTTATTTCCTTTCAATCAGCAATGCGATGTTTACCAACCGGTTCGGGAAGCAATTATATCAATATTATGTGGAGACGGAGCAATATGAGAAGGCTGTTCAGATTTCAAATATCTTTATTGAATCGATTCCCAGTGAATGATAAAAGAAAAGCCATGATCCATTCAAACAGAACAGGTTCATGGCTTTTGGCTTTGTTTTTTAGTATACGCCTACAGAATCATAAGCGTTCATAACGGCTTGCGTCTCTGCAGATGGAGCACCATTTTTATCCGGATGCAGATCACGTGCAGCATTGATGGCTGCTTCCCTCATATCATGGAATCCGGATGAAGATGTTAAATACAGAGCAAGGGCACGGTAATAGATTTTTTCTGTTTTGGATTTGCCAATTCCCTGTATGGTTATATCATTATTTGTGCCGCCCTCACTGATTAAGTAGGCTGCCTTATTGTTAATTCCGCTGTTGATATGAACGCCGCCTTTATCCTCTGTACCCAGGTAGCGGTCATCATAATGATCCGGATAGTGTCCTGAAGGCATTAAGCTTGTCTTTTTAGAAGCTGGATCACTCATGGAGCGAAGCCCGCCGTCACCTGGAATATTCGGGGTAGTGATATCTTCTCCCAGCTCCCATTCCACTTCTTGGGTCGTATAAATTTCTGCAAAATTCCCCAGGATATCAGCTAATGACTCATTGATGGCCCCAGACTCTCCTTGGTAAACCAGGTCAGCTGTATGTTCAATCACGCCATGAGTCATTTCGTGTCCAGCTACATCCAATCCGCCGGAAAGGGAGCTGTATTTAATGCCGTCCCCGTCCCCGTACATCATTTGAATTCCGTTCCAGGCAGCATTATTCCACTTTGTGCCTATGTGGGCAGTGCTGATCAATTTCATTCCCTTATCATCCAGGCTGTTTCGCTTATGAACAATTTGATAGTACCGGTTTACTTTATCCGAGTTGTAGTGTGCTGAAATGGCAGCAGGGTCATGGAAGAAGTTACTTCCGCTTGTAGTTGTTACTTCATAGCCTGTAAATCCAAATAAACCACTGCCCAAGTTAAATAAAAGCGGATCAAAGGCTTTACCGTTGAATGTGGCCATCGGAACGGATGTTTTCAACCATACAGAAGGCCCATACAGATAGCTCGTTCCTGTCTCCATGTCTTTTGCCGCATTAAATGACAACAGATTACCATGCACATCTAGCCCTCTTCCCAGTACCGGGGTAAGTGTCTCTTCATCAACCGTGTGGATTTTATTGAAGCTGTCAATGACTTCTCCGCTCATTGCATCTACAAAGTAATGGAAGTAGCCAGGCTCCGGAAAGGAAGTGGAAGCTTTAACCAGGTATGCGAGATAGTATTTTCCTTTATTCGGGTAAATCAATAATTGGGACTTTATACCATCGTAATTTTTTACTTCGCCGATCTGTGATTCAACCTGCTCCTTTACAATGCTGACAGCTTCGTCTTCTGAAAGGGAGGCCTCAGTTGGAATAATGGAGCGGGCCAGGTTTTGAGTGACTTTGCCAAGAGAAGCATATACGTTATGGCTGGAGTCCAGTGCAACAGTTTGTCCGGAACCGTAAATAGGAATTCCTTTATATTGCTCCACAGTACGTACATGGTATGTACCTGTTTCAGAATCTTCCTGTTCGCTCACAATTTTAAATTGCTCCCCGGGATCTGCAAGTTTCACTTTAGGGGCTTGAACCTGTGATTGCAGATAAGCTTTTACCACTTCATGCTTGCTTAATCCTTCTGCCTGGAATAGCACAGTTGCCGTGTTTGCTGTCTCTGCGGCTATTGCGGATGATGTTGGCAAAAGCCCTCCAAATGCAACGGATAAGGCTAATACAGCTGGAATGGCTGCTTTCCTGCTTATCTTTTTCTTTTGACGCTTCTTTTTCATAAAACCCTCTCCTTCAACCAAGTTTATAAAGTGTGACAATTCGTATTATTAAGAAAATAATTAGTTAAATCAATCTATTTCAGGAAATCCGGTATTGGTTTAATTTTTCATAGATTTCATGTGCCTTTTAATAAAAATCGCCGGAAATAGACAGATCTCGACGTGTTTTTAACCCATAATTAACCCAATTTAAAACTTCTGAAAATTTTGTATAATGATTCCCAGATGGACAGGAAGGAGGAGCCCAATTGAAAAAGTCCATGCCAAAGCGAATCATTCTTCCATGCTTATGCTGCTTGTCATTTTATGCCGGGCATCTGGCTGTCGGGGAAACAGAAGCCTTATTTTCAAGCCAGGCAGAATTGGAGCCAATGACGATAACATCTGCCTTCGTCTTTCCGGAAACGATTCAAAATCTCCGGAACCAAGCCGACGGGATCGCCGGCAGCATGAGACAGAACTTTAAGCTGGCCGCGGAGATATCATGGAATACAGAGTCAAAGCAGGAATTAGAAAATAAACTGGATGAGCTGGGAGAATTGGAAGAGCAGCTAAAGAAACAAATGGACAGGCTTGTCAGTATTGTGGATGAGCTGTACGCATACGAACAGCAAGCCAAAAGCAGCCATACCGGGAATCCTTCTTTCGCTTATATTCCTGAAGGATATCAGCATGCTGATCTATTACTGAGTGAAGTAAGGGCAGAAATGGATATTCAGAGGATAAAAGAGGCAGGCAGCGCCATCCGGCAGAAGATGATTGAGTTAGATGAGGAAGAAAAGGCTCGGGCAGCAGACAAGCCAGTTGAGCAGGGCTCGCCATCTGATTCAGGTGCAGAATTAAGCCAGGGAAAACCTGCTGAAATTGAGGGAGAAAAGGAACAGACTCTTGATGAGCCGATGCCTGACGCGAATGCATCAGGAAATCAAGATACTTCAGAAGAGGCATCCATAGAGATTAAAGACCAGGAGCTGGTGAGCGATGAAGAAAAAACTCTTGAAAATAGTGAGTAATATGATCGTGGCCCTTTTCATGATTGGAATCAGCCTGATTGCATTTGTGGTTCTTTCATCCAGAATTTCAGGAGGGGAGCCATCGCTGCTTGGGCACCAGTTTAAAGCGGTTCTCTCAGGATCCATGGAGCCAACCTTTCAAACAGGCTCGGTGATTGCAATTAAATTAAGTGATAACCAATCTTCTTATAAAAAAGGTGACGTTATAACTTTCCGCATGGAAGAGAAGTTAATTACTCATAGAATTACCGGGGTACAGGAACACAATGGACAAGCAGCCTTCAAGACTAAAGGAGATAACAACGATGGAGAAGATCCATGGACTGTGTATCCTCATCATGTGGTTGGCAAGTATTACGGCTTCACTATTCCATACGCCGGGTATGCGCTGAATTTTGCGAGTTCAAAGGCAGGATCTGCCCTTTTGTTGATTGTGCCGGGAGTATTATTATTAATTTCCGCAATCAGCACCATTATTGGAGCAAAAAGGGAGATTGAATCGAGTCAAGCATAAGTGGTTAGATCTCCTATGTATCTGCAAACGTACATAAGAGTTTAATAAATTATCTATTACAAATTTAGGGGGAATGCAAGAATGAGTTTTACAAAGAAGATCAGCCAGGGTGTTATGAGTGCAGCATTGGGGCTGTCACTAATTGGCGGGGAACATTTGCCTATTTTAGTGACACAGTTGACACGCAGAATACGTTTGCTTCCGGTACATTGGATTTAGGAATGAACCCAAGCGCGGTTGTGAATATCGACAACATTAAACCAGGCGATGAAGTTTACCGTGAATTCACACTGGAAAACAATGGTACATTAGATATTCATAAAGTCCTCTTGAACACCCATTACAATGTGGCTGATGCAAAAGGGGATAATACAGATGACTTTGCCAAACATATTAAAGTAACGATTATGTACAATACCAGCAGTGCAACAAACGCTGTTATAGAAACAACTCTGTATGAGCTGCAAAGCCAGCAGCCGGACCTGACAGAACTAAATACATCTGGCAGTCCAAAACCGGACGGCATTCCAGCTGGTGAAAAGGAAAAAATCTTTGTTCTGTTTGAGTTTGTGGACAATGGACAAGACCAAAACCAGTTCCAGGGTGATACGCTCGAGGTCAATTGGACATTTAATGCGGAGCAGGCTGCCGGCACCTACAACGATGATACGGATGAGAGCAGCAACTAATTTTAAACGGGCAGGACTGGCGGCAGCACCGCCAGTCCTGTTTTACTCATCAATAACCCCTTCATATATCCTTTTCAAATCATCACGAAGCTTCTCGACCGGAATGAACCGCGCTTCCCTCAATACTTCTCTTCCATCCAGATATAAGGCAATCACAGGCACTGTAAAGGCCATCAGGTACCCGGCAATTTCAGTTACCTTTCCAGCATTCACAAGCCGTGCTTCGATACGGGGGTAATCCTTTAACACTTCCTCCACCTGAGGAAGCAGACCATGACAGACGCTTCAGCTGTCATGCAGCACATAAATAAGACCCAGCTCCGTGCTTTGAATAAATTGATGCACCTCTTCCATCGCTGTCAGCTCTTTCATTTTTATCCTCCTCCCGGCATTTTTTCCATTATACAATAGGATTTCCAGAACCTATCCTAGAATACCTTATGGGAAAAGGAGTGGTTAGATTGGCAAATTTATGGGAAGAGAAGTTTTCTCAAGAAGGCTATTTATATGGCGAAGAGCCCAATGAATTCATCAGAGAGCAGGCATGGCGGCTTGAAGGGCACAAACGAGTTGTCGCCTTTGCCGAGGGGGAGGGCCGAAATGCTGTATTCCTTGCAAGAAAGGGGTATGATGTAACAGCATGGGATTATACGCAAAGCGGGTTAAACAAAACACAGCAGCTGGCTGAGAGCCATCAGGTCAGAGTGGAAACAGGGCAGAAGGATCTGATTCATGATTCTGTGCCAACTGAGGAATATGACGCTTCGATTATGGTTTTCGGCCATTTTCTGAAAAAAGACCAAAAAACCGTATTTGATAAGCTAGTTTCTGTTGTCAAGCCGGGTGGAATTGTCATGCTTGAGGTTTATTCAGAGGATCAGCTAAGCTATGGTACAGGCGGGCCGAAAAGTGTGGATATGGTCTATCATCCTGCAGATATTCTTCAATGGATTCAGGGTTATAAGGTCCTTCATTTCTTTTACGGCGAACAGGAAAGAGTGGAAGGAAAAGGCCATACAGGAACGGGACACGTCATCCAGGTGATCCTGCAAAAGTAGAAAAAGGAGGCAAAATGAGCCTCCTTTTTTTTAAGGATAAGAAAGTATATAATTTTTGAACGTCGATAACTGTCTAGCTCCAGCGCCTACCCCCTCGAGGTCACAAGCCAATCCTCCCAAAAAGGCAAAGAACGCCTTTCCGGAAGGCTCGTCTTGTGCTTGTCGGGGGTGGGCAAGGCGCTTGCGCTTTTCTTAAGGTGTAATCGAATGGGTTCTGTTCACCTTGGCAGAATACACACGATACATGATGAATGCCAAACCGGAAAGCAGGATTCCCGTCAGGTACGGAGCACCGATGCTGATGGTGAACAGCCATCCTCCGAGCGGCGGGCCGATAATGCGTCCCAGGGAATCAAAGGATGACAGCAGGCCAGTCGTACTGCCGTGTCCAGTTTGAGATGTTTTTGTCAGCAGGGAAGAAACACTCGGACGGATAAATCCGTTCCCTATGCCGAAAATCGTCAGGAAAATCGCTGCAGTCGTAAAACTGTCAACCAGGAGAATCAATCCGAAGCCTATGGCGGAGACGATGGTCCCCAGCTGAATCACAGCTCCTTCTCCATACTTTTTCGTCATTCGCCCTACCAGGCCGCCCTGCACAAGGGCGCCTCCAAATCCCATAATCATAAAAATATAGCCCAGCTCCACGGTGCCAAGGCCGGCTTTTTCAGCCGCAAAATACGCAAAAGTTGCTTCCAGGCCTGCCAGTGACAGCGAAACAAACAGCTGAAGGATAAACAAAATGCCCGTGTTTCCTCTTAAAGCGGTCATCAGACCTGGACGCTTAGCTGTTCCCTGGCTGCGCTGCTCCGGTGAAAGGGATTCTTTCAGCACAAGCATGACAAGGAAAAAGGTGATAAACGAAGAAGTTCCTGCCGCGTAGAAAGGAAGGTTCAAACTTTCCCGGGAAAAGATGCCGCCGATCGCCGGGCCGAAAATGAAGCCTAAGCCCACTGCAGCACCAATGATGCCCATCCCTTTTCCGCGGTCTTCTTCAGATGTAATATCCGCTACATAAGCCATGACCGTCGGCATATTGGCAGATGACAGAAAGCCGCCGATGATTCTGGCTGCAAACAGCATCCACAGCTCAGTGGACAGGGCCATCATGAAGAAAGACAATCCAAGGCCAAAAATACCGATCATAATGACAGGCTTGCGTCCAATTTTATCGGAAACGCGCCCCCACATAGGCGCAAACAGCAGCTGCATCAGTGAATAAACGGCCATTAACAGGCCCAGTTCAGTGGGTGATGCCCCTAATTCTTCCGCATAAAAGGGGATGACAGGAATAATGATTCCAAACCCCACCATCACAAGAAACATAACGGCGAATAAAAGAGGCAGTGCTTTTTTAGTATTCAACATGTTCACTCCAGTTAAAGTCAAATTCCATCTAAGTATTATGATTATAACAAAAACACTCCCATACTTTCACCTTAGGTAAATTAGTTCTATTTATCATGGACTTAAAAGGCGGGTCTGTAAAAAGGTGAATAGTGCCAGAAGCTTTGGAAAATCTATAGCTATACTTCTAAATTAAAGGAGAGATAGAGATGCCAAAGCAGCCGAATAAAGTAACAGAAGAACAGCAGATCGTATCAGCCCAAAACCAGGCGGACCAATTCAAAAAGGAATGGACACCGAATTTGCCCTTGAAGAAAACGTCCAGGATGCGGCAGCCAAAAGCCAGCAGTATGAGGCACAGAACCAGCAGCCGACCTATGAACCGAATAAGCCATTTTAATGAAACAGCATGATGGGTATTGCGCCTGTCGTGCTGCTTTTTTGTTTGGAATTCAGGGATCAGTCATCAGCCGCCTATGATTTTTTGAACCTATCCCCAAACTCTTGTAAAATAAGTGCAAACCAGATAGAAAAAAGGAGTCATTATGAAAAGTCATATCGTAATTGGTGCAGGAATTCTGGGGGCCTCTGCTGCCTATCATTTGGCTAAGGCAGGTGCCAAAGTCACCATTATTGACCGCAAAGATCCGGGCAGGCAACAGATGCTGCGGCCGGAATCATATGCCCCTGGCTGTCACAGCGGCGGAATAAAGCGTGGTATGCGCTCGCCAAAGGGGGAGCGGCTTATTATCAGACACTGATCAGGGAGCTTGAAAAAGACGGCGAGACAGAGACCGGCTATCAGCAGGCAGGCGCCGTCAGCCTTCATACCGATCCTGCAAAGCTCGAAAAAATGGAAGAACGGGCTTTGAAAAGGCGCGGAGATGCCCCTGAAATGGGGGAGATATCACCCTTGTCTCCGGAACAGACATCCCGGCTGTTTCCGGCATTGGCTAAGGAATATGCCTCTGTGCATGTAAGCGGTGCGGCGCGCGTCAACGGCCGCGCACTGCGCGACGCGCTCCTGCGGGCAGCTGAAAAGCATGGTGCGGAAGTGGTGCAGGGCTCCGCAGAACTTGTGTGCCAGGAAGATGAGATTACAGCTGTTACAGCCAATGGAAAGCAATATGAAGCGGAAAGTGTGATTTCAGCGGCCGGAGCATGGGCAGGAGAGCTTTTTGAGCCGCTTGGAATCCAGCTGGATGTGAAGCCGCAAAAAGCGCAAATCGTCCATCTTCAGCTTGAAGGAGAAGATACGGCGGACTGGCCGGTTGTCATGCCGCCAAACAATCAATATATTCTGGCTTTTGAGGGCGGACGCATTGTCATTGGTGCGACCCATGAAGATGATATGGGCTACGATTTAAGAGTCACAGCAGGCGGGTTAAATGACATTTTTGAAAAAGCCCTGGCAATCGCCCCGGGATTATTGAATGGAACGTTTACAGAAGCACGCGTGGGATTTCGTCCCTATACACCCGGATTTCTGCCCATTATAGGCCAAATTCCTGGTCTCAGAGGTCTTTACATAGCAAATGGGCTTGGAGCCTCTGGGCTCACCGCAGGGCCGTTTCTTGGCGCTCAAGCGGCCAGGCTTGCTCTCGGGCAGGAGGTTGATATTGACCTGAGCCTCTATGATCCGGCTGGTGCCGTAAAAAAGAATAGGATCTCAAGGTGCCTGTTTTAGCAGCAGGCACTTATTTTTGTATCTGATAAGTTAATAAATCGCTTCATTTCGGGTATACACTAATGAAAGTGATGTTTCATTAGGAGGCTGAATCATGAAGTGGAAGGGCAGAAGAGCGAGTTCGAATGTGGAAGACCGGAGAGGCATGGGCGGCGGGGGAAAAACCCTGATCGGCGGCGGCCTTGGCGGAATTATTATAGTATTGTTATTTACCTTCCTCGGTGGTGGTGATCCGGGTGAACTGTTAGGCAATATAACCGGAACAGATTCAGGTACATCTGTGCCATATGAAGAGTCTGAGCAGGAAAAAGAGCTTGCTGACTTTGTCTCGGTTGTGCTGGCGGATACAGAGGAAGTCTGGACGGAAATATTCGAAGAGCAGGGGTTGCAGTATAAAGAGCCGACCCTTGTTTTATACTCAGGCAGTGTACAGTCTGCATGCGGGGCAGCGTCCTCTTCAGTAGGGCCCTTCTATTGCCCGGGCGACCAAAAGCTGTATATCGATTTAAGCTTTTACGAAGAACTGCAAAGGAAATTCCAGGCACCCGGTGATTTTGCCATGGCTTACGTTATTGCCCATGAAGTTGGGCACCATGTGCAAACACTGCTGGGGACAACTGAGGAAATCATGCCGCTCCGCCAGAAAATGAGTGAAGAAAAATTTAATAAATATCTCGTCCGG includes the following:
- a CDS encoding S8 family serine peptidase, with translation MGDFRFKKYLTAAMAAALLTVPPLQASADDSGKSILKGADGKAAIADLQGMNAKASKGKHVITLITGDVVTVTEFADGKNIIHVEPADPSASGARILTANKETYVIPDKAMPYLASGFLDQDLFNITALIKDGYDDENQKELPVIIQYSESKGRSAAAFKAPKGSTKTHVLESIDSVAVSADKKETKEFWSEITSKTSKKTKAALTPGIEKIWLDGRVEATLEQSVPQIGAPKAWESGFDGTGVKVAVLDTGIDSGHPDLAGQLDKAVSFVPGEEVTDVYAHGTHVASTVLGTGEASEGRNKGVAPGARLLVGKVLDDEGFGQDSWIIDGMEWAAENAKIINMSLGSPEPSDGTDPMAQAVSNLSKETGSLFVIAAGNSGMEGIGSPGAAEEALTVGAVDKSDNLAWFSSKGPSFGSAGLKPDLTAPGVGIMAARSQYTNQGSGSYISMDGTSMATPHVAGAAAILAQRHPDWTGEQLKEALMSTTKKLEHIKPFEGGTGRLDTVAALGHVRATGSLDFGFYDWPHENDGPAEKTITYTNDGDQDVTLDLAVSVKDANDTDAPSGMVELSADKVTVPAKGSADVTVTLDPNAGDFGTRYQGHISASSEGESIVHTSLGMIKEDERYPLTINAIDRDGEAASAYFYLLGPTGEPQFMSVDGTKELRLPKGTYSVMSMMDVDTDTDHAGVALVGDPEVHLDGPQTVMLDAREANEITVDVPKKTEAHYRKMEYFRSIDGNKVNDIYLMPAVVDKMYAAPTEKVDTGEFTQATRWRLAEPLLTIGYKGKELDDIPQAGSTLLNGKYKLEAVYAGNGTPEDYQKLNVKGKAAIVLRSDELTGSERAAAALAAGAKLLITVNDGPEELSEWTGVENEDFSLSDSPLSVAGVSGNEGQELIEAAKSGGLTLKVEGTPDSDYLYDLVDMHHKAVPKKVNYSPKTKDLVKINSEYKSDRPAPGAEFRYDILEHSFAGVGFLQRLSLPSVRTEWVSAQNGTSWYHQAGVLDAQWEVRQPKVEYKPGQTLNEEWFSPVVRPRFGDGFWAPYRTGNYLILNVPAWADSGAGHTGADMNYPGDQTLKLYQGDTLVKEGKGQAIYLFNEFPAEKTQYKLISDAARDAERWNTSVRTHTEWTFWSEQQEEYQTALPLISLDYKVDTDMAGNSTAGKKIKLDLSAVQIADAPENGKIIGASLEVSFDEGKTWEAAKLAAKGNGWSAEIKHPNKKGASVSLRASAWDDAGNRVTQEIIKAYGLK
- a CDS encoding helix-turn-helix domain-containing protein — encoded protein: MLAGEIIKFHRQRAGLTQEDLGRGICSVTHVSKIERGVTPFSSEIIQMFSERLNLDIDQEINRFANLGERLQHWHKTIIMQNMKEAEKIKKELEGIPISLSSSHAAFYELLLARLHLKKLELEQAEGILIHIQNDYPNLQAYEQNMLKHAWGIYYILRYRDSKAGNYHKAIEFLKDINMEEYGNHEYYYHLAAAYYWTNSKIAAYAFANKALLHFRETDNYIGAITAESLMLAQEGNDLQADFSELEKSYQRLIRNCDLLNLPNKKSLLLNNLGYEYWRRKEYRKAQTVLEEALCLVAKPSALYLQRLQNYINACLEGKLMRKALLLKRAREGLSMTKDLENRFYKIIFKLLILRIEDQSEQYYRYIENEALPYFLSISNAMFTNRFGKQLYQYYVETEQYEKAVQISNIFIESIPSE
- a CDS encoding M4 family metallopeptidase; protein product: MKKKRQKKKISRKAAIPAVLALSVAFGGLLPTSSAIAAETANTATVLFQAEGLSKHEVVKAYLQSQVQAPKVKLADPGEQFKIVSEQEDSETGTYHVRTVEQYKGIPIYGSGQTVALDSSHNVYASLGKVTQNLARSIIPTEASLSEDEAVSIVKEQVESQIGEVKNYDGIKSQLLIYPNKGKYYLAYLVKASTSFPEPGYFHYFVDAMSGEVIDSFNKIHTVDEETLTPVLGRGLDVHGNLLSFNAAKDMETGTSYLYGPSVWLKTSVPMATFNGKAFDPLLFNLGSGLFGFTGYEVTTTSGSNFFHDPAAISAHYNSDKVNRYYQIVHKRNSLDDKGMKLISTAHIGTKWNNAAWNGIQMMYGDGDGIKYSSLSGGLDVAGHEMTHGVIEHTADLVYQGESGAINESLADILGNFAEIYTTQEVEWELGEDITTPNIPGDGGLRSMSDPASKKTSLMPSGHYPDHYDDRYLGTEDKGGVHINSGINNKAAYLISEGGTNNDITIQGIGKSKTEKIYYRALALYLTSSSGFHDMREAAINAARDLHPDKNGAPSAETQAVMNAYDSVGVY
- a CDS encoding DUF4047 domain-containing protein encodes the protein MKKSMPKRIILPCLCCLSFYAGHLAVGETEALFSSQAELEPMTITSAFVFPETIQNLRNQADGIAGSMRQNFKLAAEISWNTESKQELENKLDELGELEEQLKKQMDRLVSIVDELYAYEQQAKSSHTGNPSFAYIPEGYQHADLLLSEVRAEMDIQRIKEAGSAIRQKMIELDEEEKARAADKPVEQGSPSDSGAELSQGKPAEIEGEKEQTLDEPMPDANASGNQDTSEEASIEIKDQELVSDEEKTLENSE
- the sipW gene encoding signal peptidase I SipW; protein product: MKKKLLKIVSNMIVALFMIGISLIAFVVLSSRISGGEPSLLGHQFKAVLSGSMEPTFQTGSVIAIKLSDNQSSYKKGDVITFRMEEKLITHRITGVQEHNGQAAFKTKGDNNDGEDPWTVYPHHVVGKYYGFTIPYAGYALNFASSKAGSALLLIVPGVLLLISAISTIIGAKREIESSQA
- a CDS encoding class I SAM-dependent methyltransferase, translating into MANLWEEKFSQEGYLYGEEPNEFIREQAWRLEGHKRVVAFAEGEGRNAVFLARKGYDVTAWDYTQSGLNKTQQLAESHQVRVETGQKDLIHDSVPTEEYDASIMVFGHFLKKDQKTVFDKLVSVVKPGGIVMLEVYSEDQLSYGTGGPKSVDMVYHPADILQWIQGYKVLHFFYGEQERVEGKGHTGTGHVIQVILQK
- a CDS encoding MFS transporter; the protein is MNTKKALPLLFAVMFLVMVGFGIIIPVIPFYAEELGASPTELGLLMAVYSLMQLLFAPMWGRVSDKIGRKPVIMIGIFGLGLSFFMMALSTELWMLFAARIIGGFLSSANMPTVMAYVADITSEEDRGKGMGIIGAAVGLGFIFGPAIGGIFSRESLNLPFYAAGTSSFITFFLVMLVLKESLSPEQRSQGTAKRPGLMTALRGNTGILFILQLFVSLSLAGLEATFAYFAAEKAGLGTVELGYIFMIMGFGGALVQGGLVGRMTKKYGEGAVIQLGTIVSAIGFGLILLVDSFTTAAIFLTIFGIGNGFIRPSVSSLLTKTSQTGHGSTTGLLSSFDSLGRIIGPPLGGWLFTISIGAPYLTGILLSGLAFIMYRVYSAKVNRTHSITP